Proteins found in one Nostoc sp. NIES-3756 genomic segment:
- a CDS encoding chlorophyll a/b-binding protein, whose product MTQTQPTVTPRLEEPKFGFNEYAERLNGRAAMIGFLLIVVIEYVTNQGVLSWLGLK is encoded by the coding sequence ATGACTCAAACACAGCCAACAGTTACACCCAGACTAGAAGAGCCAAAATTTGGTTTTAACGAATATGCAGAACGCTTAAACGGTCGAGCTGCGATGATCGGTTTTCTCTTGATAGTGGTCATTGAGTATGTCACCAATCAAGGTGTTTTATCTTGGCTGGGATTGAAGTAA
- the ald gene encoding alanine dehydrogenase, whose translation MEIGVPKETKDQEFRVGLSPASVRVLKENGHSIFVQTQAGAGAGFTDDDYRSAGAEIVSTVEAAWNRELVVKVKEPLSSEYQFLQKEQILFTYLHLAADRKLTEHLIDSGICAIAYETVEHPGANRLPLLTPMSIIAGRLAVQFGARYLERQQGGRGVLLGGVPGVKPGKVVILGGGVVGTEAARIAVGMGASVQILDVNVERLSYLETLFGSRVELLYSSSAHIEAAVKEADLVVGAVLVLGRRAPILVSRELVKQMHPGSVIVDVAVDQGGCVETLHPTSHTNPVYIEEGVVHYGVPNMPGAVPWTATQALNNSTLPYVVQLANQGLKALEVNQPLAKGVNVQNHRLVHPAVQEVFPDLVS comes from the coding sequence ATGGAAATCGGTGTTCCTAAAGAAACTAAAGATCAAGAATTTCGGGTAGGTTTAAGTCCTGCTAGCGTGCGTGTATTAAAAGAAAATGGTCACAGTATCTTTGTACAGACTCAAGCTGGTGCTGGTGCTGGGTTTACTGATGATGACTATCGTAGTGCAGGAGCAGAAATTGTTTCTACAGTAGAGGCGGCTTGGAACAGAGAGTTAGTAGTTAAAGTTAAAGAACCACTATCAAGTGAATACCAATTTTTACAAAAAGAGCAAATATTGTTTACTTATCTGCATTTAGCCGCCGATCGCAAATTAACAGAACATTTAATTGATAGTGGCATTTGTGCGATCGCTTACGAAACCGTAGAACACCCAGGTGCGAACAGGCTACCACTACTCACCCCCATGAGTATTATTGCTGGACGGTTAGCTGTACAATTTGGTGCGCGCTACTTAGAACGTCAACAAGGTGGTAGAGGTGTACTTTTGGGCGGTGTCCCTGGAGTTAAACCAGGAAAAGTAGTAATTCTCGGTGGTGGCGTAGTTGGTACAGAAGCTGCGCGAATAGCTGTAGGGATGGGTGCATCTGTACAAATTTTAGATGTCAATGTTGAACGCTTATCTTATTTAGAAACTTTGTTTGGTTCTAGAGTGGAATTACTTTATAGCAGTTCTGCCCACATCGAAGCCGCCGTCAAAGAAGCCGACTTAGTTGTTGGTGCTGTATTGGTACTAGGACGCAGAGCGCCAATTTTAGTATCTCGTGAATTGGTCAAACAAATGCACCCAGGTTCAGTGATAGTTGATGTGGCTGTTGACCAAGGCGGTTGTGTAGAAACCTTACACCCCACATCTCACACCAACCCTGTATATATTGAAGAGGGCGTAGTGCATTATGGTGTTCCTAATATGCCAGGAGCAGTACCTTGGACAGCAACCCAAGCACTTAACAATAGTACATTGCCCTATGTTGTCCAGTTAGCAAACCAAGGACTTAAGGCGTTAGAAGTTAATCAACCACTTGCTAAGGGTGTAAACGTGCAGAATCACCGATTGGTACATCCGGCTGTGCAAGAGGTTTTCCCTGATTTGGTAAGTTAG
- a CDS encoding pentapeptide repeat-containing protein — translation MQWAVLSEANIQKVDPSGANLQQANLYGANLQKSSLQGANLYMANLQPRI, via the coding sequence CTGCAATGGGCAGTTCTTTCTGAAGCTAATATACAAAAAGTAGACCCTTCTGGAGCAAATTTACAACAAGCAAACCTTTATGGAGCAAACCTACAAAAGTCATCTCTACAAGGAGCTAACCTGTATATGGCAAACTTGCAGCCTAGAATTTAG
- the phnE gene encoding phosphonate ABC transporter, permease protein PhnE: MMISKFIHRYSWVSTLAIVLITVIVYSWALQGLKVDFALLTSSAPYITDFISRLFPPDFKVIDIAIKALIETVQMSLWGTTIGAIISIPIAVASASNVAPSWLQWLANLLQNAVRSVPSIILGLIFVAATGLGAPAGTLALSIYTIGYLAKFYQQAIEAVEPRSLESLQVIGASRFQIAQYGIMPQVIPLSLGYTLWMFEYNIRAASVLGVVGAGGIGFQLKSYIDGFEYNKATTMMLVLLVVVTVIDGFSSQLRRRLESM; encoded by the coding sequence ATGATGATTTCCAAATTTATACACCGCTACTCTTGGGTGAGTACGCTAGCGATCGTATTAATTACTGTTATAGTTTACAGTTGGGCTTTGCAAGGACTTAAGGTTGATTTTGCCCTACTGACATCTAGCGCCCCTTATATTACTGATTTTATCTCGCGGTTATTTCCCCCCGATTTCAAAGTTATCGATATCGCCATTAAGGCACTGATTGAAACTGTACAGATGTCTCTGTGGGGAACAACAATCGGTGCTATTATCTCAATTCCAATTGCTGTTGCTAGTGCTAGTAATGTTGCACCTAGTTGGCTACAATGGCTGGCTAATTTGTTGCAAAATGCTGTGCGTTCTGTTCCCTCAATTATTTTGGGGCTAATTTTTGTCGCCGCCACAGGCTTAGGCGCACCCGCAGGTACTTTAGCTTTGAGTATATACACCATCGGCTACCTAGCCAAATTTTATCAACAAGCAATTGAAGCCGTTGAACCTCGTTCTTTAGAATCTCTCCAGGTTATCGGTGCATCTCGATTTCAAATTGCGCAGTATGGAATCATGCCCCAAGTGATACCCCTGAGTTTGGGTTATACCTTATGGATGTTTGAGTACAATATACGTGCGGCTTCCGTGTTGGGTGTGGTAGGTGCAGGTGGTATTGGCTTTCAATTGAAAAGTTATATTGATGGGTTTGAGTACAACAAAGCCACAACCATGATGCTGGTACTGTTGGTTGTCGTTACGGTAATTGATGGCTTTAGCAGTCAGTTACGCCGCCGCCTTGAATCGATGTAA
- a CDS encoding phosphonate ABC transporter ATP-binding protein translates to MSDYIIECHNLETAYVGSLNRPILNDVNCQIKQGEFVVLIGLNGAGKSTLLRSLVGLVPLVRGEVRINGVATNTRTLSQIRRDVGMLFQGGGLIPQLSAIENVLCGKLGARTTWQTMFGFPKRDRLLALELLEQLGLREFAYQKTNRLSGGQQQRVAIARALIQSPQILLADEPTTGLDVIAAQQVMDTLAELHSQQGMTIVTVLHDLGIAAKYAQRAIVLDTGRIVYEGACNNLQAVISH, encoded by the coding sequence ATGAGTGATTATATAATTGAATGTCACAACTTAGAGACAGCTTATGTTGGCTCTTTGAATCGTCCTATCCTCAATGATGTAAACTGTCAAATCAAACAGGGTGAATTTGTTGTTCTGATAGGACTCAATGGCGCTGGTAAGTCTACTTTATTGCGATCGCTTGTGGGATTAGTGCCATTAGTTAGGGGAGAAGTTCGCATCAACGGCGTGGCGACAAATACCCGCACACTTTCCCAAATCCGCCGCGATGTTGGTATGTTGTTTCAAGGCGGTGGCTTAATTCCCCAGTTATCAGCAATTGAGAATGTGTTGTGCGGAAAACTGGGCGCAAGAACAACTTGGCAAACAATGTTTGGCTTTCCGAAGCGCGATCGCCTATTGGCATTAGAATTACTTGAACAGTTAGGCTTAAGAGAGTTCGCCTATCAAAAAACTAACAGACTCAGTGGTGGACAACAACAAAGAGTTGCGATCGCCCGTGCATTAATTCAATCACCGCAAATACTTCTAGCCGATGAACCCACAACAGGATTAGATGTCATCGCTGCTCAACAAGTAATGGATACTTTAGCAGAATTACACAGCCAGCAAGGCATGACAATTGTCACAGTTCTACACGACCTGGGAATAGCTGCCAAATACGCCCAGCGTGCCATAGTTTTAGATACCGGACGCATCGTCTATGAAGGCGCTTGTAATAACTTGCAAGCAGTCATTAGTCATTAG
- a CDS encoding phosphate/phosphite/phosphonate ABC transporter substrate-binding protein, giving the protein MSVSQKGLLGAGAALLALMGIAATTVSGIQATNANSISSQQAPRLLAQKTKELTVVFPTRADSTDLQSKADAVAAFLSKDSGIPVKAVIGDDTAAVEALRANRADVAFLSSRPALKAEQLANARLYLAEVRDNYSGRFTYNSIFVVRNNSPLKSSNNAKTTLEQLRGKKMAFTSPTSGSGFIFPVSELVKQGLVPNRDRLDGFFGQVSYGGNYSKALQAVVRGQAEVAAVSEYALFSPYITPEEKNQLRVLYKISGVPAHGIAIDDDVDPRVREKLISSLLKLNQSQNNQLLRNLYNSTELVRVDHSRHLAPIRQALQRVGIEP; this is encoded by the coding sequence ATGAGTGTAAGCCAAAAAGGCTTGTTAGGTGCTGGCGCGGCTTTGCTAGCGCTGATGGGTATAGCAGCGACTACTGTTAGCGGAATCCAGGCAACAAATGCTAATTCAATTTCTAGTCAACAAGCGCCACGCTTACTTGCCCAAAAGACAAAAGAATTAACAGTAGTATTTCCTACTCGTGCTGATTCAACAGATTTACAATCCAAAGCAGATGCTGTAGCAGCGTTCTTATCTAAAGACTCGGGCATACCTGTTAAAGCAGTGATAGGTGATGATACAGCTGCGGTAGAAGCTTTAAGAGCAAATCGCGCTGATGTGGCGTTTTTAAGCAGTCGTCCAGCTTTGAAAGCTGAACAGTTGGCAAATGCTCGTTTGTATCTAGCAGAGGTACGCGATAACTACTCCGGTAGATTCACTTACAACTCGATATTTGTAGTGCGTAATAATAGCCCTCTCAAGTCTAGTAATAATGCCAAAACCACCCTTGAACAATTACGGGGTAAAAAGATGGCATTTACATCTCCCACTTCAGGTTCAGGGTTCATTTTCCCAGTGAGTGAGTTAGTCAAACAGGGATTAGTTCCCAACCGCGATCGCTTGGATGGTTTCTTTGGTCAAGTCTCTTATGGCGGTAACTACAGCAAAGCCCTACAAGCAGTAGTACGTGGTCAGGCAGAGGTAGCAGCAGTATCAGAGTATGCTCTTTTCTCCCCCTACATCACACCAGAAGAAAAGAATCAGTTACGGGTACTATATAAAATCTCTGGTGTACCTGCTCACGGTATCGCTATTGATGATGATGTTGATCCAAGGGTCAGAGAAAAATTGATTAGCTCTTTACTGAAGTTAAATCAATCACAAAATAATCAACTGCTACGTAACTTGTACAACTCCACCGAATTGGTAAGAGTTGACCACAGTCGTCACTTAGCACCAATCCGTCAGGCTCTCCAGCGCGTAGGTATCGAGCCATAA
- a CDS encoding mannose-1-phosphate guanyltransferase: MRAVLMAGGSGTRLRPLTCDLPKPMVPILNRPIAEHIINLLKRHHITEVIATLHYLPDVLRDYFQDGSDFGVQMTYAVEEDQPLGTAGCVKNIAELLDETFLVISGDSITDFDLTEAIAFHKQKQSKATLILTRVPNPIEFGVVITDEEGKINRFLEKPSTSEIFSDTVNTGTYILEPEVLEYLPHNTESDFSKDLFPLLLAKDEPMYGYIADGYWCDVGHLDAYRESQYDALERRVKLDFAYRENSPGLWVGQNTYIDPSADIEAPVVIGSNCRIGARVQIEAGTVIGDNVTIGADANLKRPIVWNGAIIGEEAQLSACVISRGTRVDRRAHVLEASVVGSLSTVGEEAQISPGVRVWPSKKIESGAILNINLIWGNTAQRNLFGQRGVQGLANIDISAEFAVKLGAAYGSTLKPGAKVAVSRDQRNVSRMVTRSLIAGLMSVGVDIQNLDATAIPIARTVIPTMGVAGGIHVRVHPDRADYILIEFMDSKGINISKAQEKKIEGAYFKEDMRRALTHEIGDVAYPSQVIDLYCTAFEKLLNVSTLHNSRAKVVIDYVYAVSGAVLPQMLDKFGADAVVLNASLNKNAVTTTDREALLTQLGHVVEALKANFGVQVSANGEQLILVDESGYPIRGELLTALMVDMILTSNPRGTVVVPVHASSAVEQVARRHDGRVIRTKANATALMEACQKNSNVVLGGSGETGFIFPQLHPGFDSMFCIAKIIEMLTIQERSLATVRSELPRVIHRTHTIRCPWSAKGALMRYLVETHPAQNLELIDGVKIRQPFDDSWLLVLPDASEPLVHLYANSNDRDWVDETVRDYRSRVQSFVERQQEYHPAEV; the protein is encoded by the coding sequence ATGCGTGCAGTGCTAATGGCAGGCGGTTCGGGAACGCGGCTTCGCCCGTTAACTTGCGATCTCCCCAAGCCAATGGTTCCGATTTTGAATCGCCCCATTGCCGAACATATTATTAATCTTCTCAAAAGACATCACATTACGGAAGTAATTGCTACTCTGCATTATCTACCGGATGTTTTAAGAGACTATTTTCAAGATGGTAGTGATTTTGGTGTACAAATGACCTACGCCGTCGAAGAAGACCAACCCTTAGGAACAGCAGGGTGTGTTAAAAATATTGCTGAACTTCTTGATGAAACTTTTTTAGTAATTAGTGGTGATAGTATCACAGATTTTGACTTAACAGAAGCGATCGCTTTTCATAAACAAAAACAATCAAAAGCTACTTTAATTTTAACTAGGGTTCCTAACCCCATAGAATTTGGTGTAGTCATCACCGATGAAGAAGGCAAAATTAACCGCTTTTTAGAAAAACCTTCGACTAGCGAAATATTTTCCGATACTGTTAATACTGGTACTTATATTCTTGAACCCGAAGTTTTAGAATATCTGCCACACAATACAGAATCCGACTTTTCTAAAGATTTATTTCCCTTACTCCTAGCCAAAGATGAGCCAATGTATGGTTACATTGCCGATGGCTACTGGTGTGATGTAGGACACTTGGATGCCTATCGAGAGTCTCAGTACGATGCTTTAGAACGGAGAGTAAAACTAGACTTTGCTTATAGAGAAAATTCTCCAGGCTTGTGGGTAGGACAAAATACATATATTGATCCTTCTGCTGATATCGAAGCCCCAGTTGTCATCGGTAGTAATTGCCGTATCGGTGCAAGGGTACAAATTGAGGCGGGAACGGTCATTGGTGATAACGTTACTATTGGCGCAGATGCTAATCTTAAACGCCCAATTGTCTGGAATGGGGCAATTATTGGGGAAGAAGCCCAGTTAAGTGCTTGTGTCATCTCTCGCGGAACCCGTGTAGACCGCCGCGCCCATGTGTTAGAAGCATCTGTTGTGGGTTCTTTGTCCACAGTCGGGGAAGAAGCGCAAATCAGCCCAGGTGTCAGGGTATGGCCGAGTAAGAAGATTGAGTCAGGGGCAATTTTAAACATTAACCTGATTTGGGGTAACACCGCCCAAAGAAACTTATTTGGGCAACGGGGTGTACAAGGATTAGCAAATATTGATATCAGCGCCGAGTTTGCGGTGAAGTTAGGGGCGGCTTACGGTTCCACCTTGAAACCCGGGGCAAAAGTAGCAGTGTCCCGCGACCAACGTAACGTTTCTCGCATGGTGACGCGATCGCTAATTGCGGGTTTAATGTCTGTAGGTGTGGATATTCAAAACCTCGATGCAACCGCCATCCCCATCGCCCGGACAGTTATCCCCACAATGGGCGTAGCTGGGGGGATACATGTCCGGGTTCACCCCGACCGCGCCGACTACATCCTGATAGAGTTCATGGATAGTAAGGGAATAAATATCTCCAAAGCCCAAGAAAAGAAAATTGAAGGGGCTTATTTTAAGGAAGATATGCGCCGCGCCTTAACTCATGAAATTGGCGATGTCGCCTACCCCAGCCAAGTCATTGACCTTTACTGCACCGCCTTTGAGAAACTATTAAATGTTTCTACCCTGCACAACAGTCGAGCAAAAGTCGTCATTGATTATGTTTATGCTGTATCTGGGGCTGTATTACCCCAAATGTTAGATAAATTCGGGGCTGATGCAGTCGTACTCAACGCCAGCTTGAATAAAAATGCTGTCACCACAACCGATAGAGAAGCACTATTAACTCAATTAGGTCATGTGGTAGAAGCGTTAAAAGCTAACTTTGGTGTTCAAGTATCAGCCAACGGTGAACAGCTAATTTTAGTTGATGAGTCAGGCTACCCCATTCGCGGCGAACTTTTAACCGCCCTGATGGTAGATATGATTTTGACTTCCAACCCCAGAGGGACGGTAGTTGTACCAGTTCATGCTTCTAGTGCAGTCGAACAAGTCGCCCGTCGCCACGATGGGAGAGTAATTCGCACCAAAGCCAACGCGACAGCTTTAATGGAAGCTTGCCAGAAAAACTCTAATGTAGTCTTAGGTGGTAGCGGCGAGACTGGCTTTATCTTTCCCCAACTGCATCCGGGGTTTGACTCCATGTTCTGCATTGCCAAGATAATTGAGATGTTGACCATACAGGAGCGATCGCTTGCCACTGTAAGATCAGAATTACCCCGCGTCATCCACAGAACCCATACTATACGCTGTCCTTGGTCGGCTAAAGGTGCGTTGATGCGCTACTTAGTAGAAACCCACCCAGCCCAAAACCTCGAACTCATAGATGGCGTGAAAATTCGTCAACCCTTTGATGATAGCTGGCTGTTAGTGTTACCAGATGCTAGTGAACCATTAGTACATTTGTATGCAAACAGCAACGATCGCGACTGGGTAGATGAGACGGTGAGAGATTACCGTTCCCGCGTCCAGAGTTTTGTAGAAAGACAGCAAGAATATCACCCGGCGGAAGTGTAA
- the thiC gene encoding phosphomethylpyrimidine synthase ThiC, with protein MRKEWVAKRRGQSNVTQMHYARAGVITEEMHYVAQRENLPADLIREEVARGRMIIPANINHTNLEPMAIGIASKCKVNANIGASPNSSNLQEEVDKLKLAVKYGADTVMDLSTGGGNLDEIRTAIINASPVPIGTVPVYQALESVHGKIENLTPEDFLHIIEKHAQQGVDYQTIHAGILMEHLPLTRSRITGIVSRGGGILARWMLHHHKQNPLYTHFRDIIEIFKQYDVSFSLGDSLRPGCTHDASDEAQLAELKTLGQLTRKAWEHDVQVMVEGPGHVPMDQIEFNVKKQMEECSEAPFYVLGPLVTDIAPGYDHITSAIGAAMAGWYGTAMLCYVTPKEHLGLPNAEDVRNGLIAYKIAAHAADIARHRPGARDRDDELSRARYNFDWNRQFELSLDPERAKEYHDETLPADIYKTAEFCSMCGPKFCPMQTKVDADALTELEKFLAKEKVTQG; from the coding sequence ATGCGGAAAGAATGGGTTGCTAAAAGACGTGGGCAAAGTAATGTAACTCAAATGCACTACGCACGTGCTGGTGTCATCACCGAGGAAATGCACTACGTCGCCCAAAGGGAAAATCTACCTGCTGACCTCATTCGTGAGGAAGTAGCGCGGGGGAGGATGATTATCCCAGCTAATATTAATCACACTAACTTAGAGCCAATGGCGATCGGCATTGCTTCTAAGTGTAAAGTAAATGCTAATATCGGTGCTTCCCCCAACTCCTCCAACCTGCAAGAAGAAGTTGATAAATTAAAACTTGCAGTGAAATACGGCGCTGATACCGTCATGGACTTGTCTACAGGTGGCGGTAACTTAGATGAAATTCGTACCGCCATCATCAACGCTTCCCCCGTTCCCATCGGTACAGTACCCGTCTACCAAGCTTTAGAAAGCGTCCACGGGAAAATTGAGAACCTCACCCCCGAAGATTTCCTCCACATTATCGAAAAACATGCCCAGCAAGGGGTAGACTATCAAACCATCCACGCCGGAATTTTGATGGAACATTTACCCCTAACGAGAAGCCGCATTACTGGTATTGTTTCCCGTGGCGGTGGTATTTTGGCGCGGTGGATGCTGCATCACCACAAACAAAACCCCCTATACACCCACTTCCGCGACATCATTGAGATTTTCAAGCAGTACGATGTTTCCTTCAGTTTAGGTGATTCCCTCCGCCCTGGCTGTACCCACGATGCTTCTGATGAAGCCCAGTTAGCCGAACTCAAAACATTGGGACAACTCACCCGCAAAGCTTGGGAACACGATGTACAGGTGATGGTAGAAGGCCCTGGACACGTTCCAATGGATCAAATTGAGTTCAACGTCAAAAAGCAGATGGAAGAGTGTTCGGAAGCACCCTTCTACGTATTGGGGCCATTGGTAACAGATATCGCTCCTGGTTATGACCATATCACCTCCGCCATTGGTGCGGCGATGGCTGGTTGGTACGGTACAGCCATGCTGTGCTACGTGACACCAAAAGAACACTTGGGCTTACCCAACGCTGAAGATGTGCGTAACGGCTTGATTGCTTATAAGATAGCCGCCCATGCTGCTGATATTGCCAGACACCGCCCAGGTGCGAGAGATAGAGATGATGAACTCTCCCGCGCCCGTTATAACTTCGACTGGAACCGTCAGTTTGAATTATCACTCGACCCAGAAAGAGCTAAGGAATATCACGATGAAACTTTACCAGCAGATATTTACAAAACTGCTGAGTTCTGTTCTATGTGTGGGCCTAAGTTCTGTCCTATGCAAACTAAGGTTGATGCTGATGCGTTGACGGAACTTGAGAAGTTCTTGGCTAAGGAGAAGGTGACACAAGGGTAA
- a CDS encoding rRNA large subunit pseudouridine synthase E, translated as MTNDYRYIIFHKPYGVLSQFTQESPKHVTLKDYIDVPDVYPVGRLDWDSEGLLLLTNNGRLQHRLSDPRFGHERTYWVQVERIPDEEAIYKLQTGVEIQDYRTRPAKVRLLSDELNVSDRHPPIRFRKNVPTAWLEMTLTEGKNRQVRRMTAAVGFPTLRLIRVSIGHLRLDGLPLGEWRDLTSLELNLLHNSSVR; from the coding sequence ATGACTAATGACTACCGATACATTATTTTTCACAAACCCTACGGTGTCTTGAGCCAGTTTACTCAGGAATCTCCCAAACATGTAACACTTAAAGATTACATTGATGTTCCTGATGTTTATCCCGTAGGTCGTTTGGATTGGGATAGCGAGGGTTTACTGTTATTAACTAATAATGGCAGGTTGCAGCATCGTCTTTCTGACCCGCGTTTTGGTCATGAGCGGACATATTGGGTGCAGGTAGAACGTATCCCCGATGAGGAGGCTATATACAAGTTACAAACAGGGGTGGAAATCCAAGATTATCGCACGCGACCAGCAAAAGTCAGGTTATTATCAGATGAACTAAATGTGAGCGATCGCCATCCGCCAATTAGATTTAGAAAAAATGTTCCCACTGCTTGGTTAGAAATGACTTTGACTGAAGGTAAAAACCGTCAAGTCCGGCGGATGACTGCGGCTGTGGGGTTTCCGACTTTGCGGTTGATTAGGGTGAGTATAGGACATTTAAGGTTAGATGGTTTGCCTTTGGGTGAGTGGCGTGACCTTACCTCCCTGGAACTAAACTTGCTACATAATTCGTCTGTTAGGTAG